Proteins encoded by one window of Deltaproteobacteria bacterium:
- the hemG gene encoding protoporphyrinogen oxidase, producing MKRVVIIGGGIAGLATAWSLREQESEGSAFEIVLLERNDRFGGNIQTEKKDGFLIEGGPDCFLSEKPWAMQLCKRIGLSGKFLPTNDKNRKTFVLSGGRLHVLPEGVILMIPTKILPLATSSLISWPGKMRMAMDLFVPKRKGGGDESLGDFVRRRLGKEALEKIAEPLVAGVHAGDPETMSVRASFPKFVQLEEESGSLIRGMIKKMAQAAAHRKPAQAGGQSAPGGRVTMFMTLKDGLSELIETLTSGLEGMERTVLRKGVQAVSIEKAGAGYRVTLEGGGSIGADAVIVAAPAWAAASILKGEDAALSEKLLTIPYVSTATVSIAFKKKDIKHPMNGFGFVVPKVEGRKIMAATWTSVKFAGRAPDDSVLIRCFVGGSKNAELVSLGDAEMIKLVREELRDIMGIGAEPVLAKVFRWRNSMPQYTIGHEERVAWIDERLKNHPGLYLAGSAYYGIGISDSIRYGEVVAKRVVNQLTANR from the coding sequence ATGAAAAGAGTCGTAATAATCGGGGGCGGCATAGCCGGCCTCGCCACCGCATGGAGCCTCCGCGAGCAGGAATCCGAGGGCTCCGCCTTCGAGATTGTCCTCCTTGAGCGTAACGACAGGTTCGGAGGCAACATACAAACCGAAAAAAAGGACGGGTTTCTCATAGAGGGCGGCCCTGACTGCTTCCTCTCGGAGAAGCCCTGGGCCATGCAGCTCTGCAAGCGCATAGGCCTTTCGGGGAAATTCCTCCCCACGAACGACAAAAACAGGAAGACCTTTGTCCTCTCAGGCGGCCGTCTCCACGTGCTCCCGGAGGGGGTCATCCTCATGATCCCCACCAAGATACTCCCGCTTGCGACCTCAAGCCTCATATCCTGGCCCGGAAAGATGCGTATGGCAATGGACCTCTTTGTCCCGAAGAGGAAAGGCGGGGGAGACGAGAGCCTCGGTGATTTCGTACGAAGAAGGCTCGGGAAAGAGGCGCTCGAAAAGATAGCCGAGCCGCTCGTGGCGGGAGTCCACGCCGGAGACCCTGAGACCATGTCGGTCAGGGCGAGCTTCCCGAAGTTCGTCCAGCTCGAGGAGGAAAGCGGAAGCCTTATCCGCGGAATGATTAAGAAAATGGCCCAGGCAGCTGCGCACAGGAAACCGGCCCAGGCCGGAGGCCAATCGGCTCCGGGCGGGCGGGTCACAATGTTCATGACATTGAAGGACGGCCTCTCGGAGCTTATCGAGACGCTCACCTCAGGGCTTGAGGGCATGGAGAGAACGGTCTTAAGAAAGGGCGTCCAGGCCGTCTCAATCGAGAAGGCAGGGGCAGGATACCGGGTGACCCTCGAAGGCGGCGGCTCGATAGGTGCTGACGCGGTCATAGTTGCGGCCCCGGCGTGGGCGGCGGCATCGATATTGAAGGGCGAGGACGCGGCGCTCTCGGAGAAACTTCTTACTATCCCCTACGTTTCCACGGCCACCGTCTCCATAGCGTTCAAAAAAAAGGATATAAAGCACCCGATGAACGGCTTTGGGTTCGTGGTGCCCAAGGTGGAAGGGCGCAAAATCATGGCCGCGACCTGGACCTCGGTAAAGTTCGCCGGACGCGCCCCGGACGACTCGGTCCTCATACGGTGTTTCGTTGGGGGGTCGAAAAACGCCGAGCTCGTCTCGCTAGGAGACGCCGAGATGATAAAGCTGGTAAGGGAGGAGCTCCGCGACATAATGGGTATAGGGGCCGAGCCGGTGCTCGCGAAGGTATTCAGGTGGCGGAACTCCATGCCCCAGTACACCATCGGCCACGAGGAGCGCGTCGCCTGGATAGACGAGCGCCTTAAAAACCACCCGGGGCTTTATCTCGCGGGAAGCGCCTATTACGGCATAGGCATAAGCGACAGTATCCGCTACGGCGAGGTCGTTGCCAAGCGGGTCGTCAATCAGCTTACGGCTAATCGCTGA
- a CDS encoding diguanylate cyclase, producing the protein MKKIFRVIWSDCRPTLSIGTKTLLAFLLIISVLTGGFYFFVSVKFSSQAHQEAINEIDSKLRGAWSLFQSRPEQMKFGMLQAASERAVKAAVKARDSEFLGRNLIGYSEMRPYVDLWAVVDGGGRVIARRDRRAGDLLEINGAVGKALEIGGPVISTELVPREFLEREGLKIPETDEHGLMQLVVVPIIENGDVTGAFVTGTLLNGNGWLPDTVYRYFNVNASVFTITEKGAKVASAPGFQTGVFSPLTRLDHGIEGLLPEGGGFIGETELDGKGVFLGIEPIFGLDGKPIGALAVAEPISKVEAHIARMKSQILWVAAAGVLFSLLLAALTYRDTLKPVRAIRSAMDETASGNLDVALDIRTKDEFESIGQGFNVMVASIKTREDRLESFNQLSKVLLQYNDPEMLLERALSKIAELTGSEIGVIYIYDDETGILKPEVLCGISKSGLSGTEKGEGLADRCFSEQRTLALLDLRNASGPVIDAGILKFNPAGLVWLCLTYNEKPMGVLLLGSIEPYEKEMLRHMEHLVNQISIALDNAMVHKKIEKLSMTDPLTGVFNRRRFGELLKEQFKAASRYKYETGLLMMDVDNFKYINDTFGHQQGDLILSEIGRLLRENTRSTDVLARYGGEEFVCLVTHTGKEGLLALAEKIRKTVEMHRFPGLRDWQVTMSVGAALFPSDVVRCEVDLVKAADENLYFAKRNGKNQVAFEKQSEARLV; encoded by the coding sequence ATGAAAAAGATATTCCGGGTAATCTGGTCCGATTGCAGGCCTACCCTCTCCATAGGGACAAAGACACTCCTCGCATTCCTTCTCATCATATCGGTGCTCACCGGCGGCTTCTATTTCTTCGTCTCAGTGAAGTTCTCCTCCCAAGCCCACCAGGAGGCCATTAACGAGATCGACTCGAAGCTCCGGGGAGCTTGGAGCCTTTTCCAGTCGCGCCCCGAGCAGATGAAGTTCGGCATGCTCCAGGCCGCGAGCGAACGGGCGGTGAAGGCGGCTGTCAAGGCGCGCGATTCCGAATTCCTCGGCAGGAACCTGATCGGCTACTCCGAAATGAGGCCTTACGTAGACCTCTGGGCCGTCGTTGACGGCGGCGGGCGGGTCATCGCAAGGAGGGACAGGAGAGCCGGGGACCTCCTTGAGATAAACGGCGCGGTGGGAAAGGCCCTTGAAATCGGCGGGCCTGTCATATCCACCGAGCTCGTGCCCAGGGAATTTCTTGAGAGGGAAGGGCTTAAAATCCCCGAGACCGACGAGCACGGGCTTATGCAGCTGGTAGTGGTGCCCATTATCGAGAACGGCGATGTAACGGGGGCTTTCGTCACCGGCACGCTCCTTAACGGTAACGGCTGGCTCCCGGATACCGTATACAGGTATTTCAACGTGAACGCCTCGGTCTTCACGATAACGGAAAAGGGCGCGAAGGTAGCTTCGGCCCCGGGGTTTCAAACCGGGGTCTTCAGCCCGCTCACCCGGCTGGACCACGGCATAGAGGGCCTGCTGCCCGAAGGGGGTGGCTTCATCGGAGAGACCGAGCTCGACGGAAAAGGCGTCTTCCTTGGGATAGAGCCGATATTCGGGCTCGACGGCAAGCCCATAGGCGCGCTGGCCGTGGCCGAGCCGATCTCGAAAGTCGAGGCGCATATAGCTCGCATGAAATCGCAGATACTGTGGGTGGCCGCGGCCGGGGTCCTCTTCTCGCTCCTCCTCGCGGCCCTCACTTACAGGGACACATTGAAGCCCGTCAGGGCCATAAGGAGCGCGATGGACGAGACGGCCTCAGGCAACCTCGACGTGGCCCTTGACATCAGGACCAAGGACGAGTTCGAGAGCATCGGGCAGGGCTTCAACGTTATGGTCGCGTCCATAAAGACCAGGGAGGACCGGCTTGAAAGCTTTAACCAGCTCTCAAAGGTGCTCCTTCAGTACAACGACCCGGAGATGCTCCTGGAGAGGGCCCTTTCCAAGATAGCGGAGCTTACGGGCTCTGAGATCGGGGTCATATACATATACGACGACGAGACCGGGATATTAAAGCCCGAGGTGCTCTGCGGGATAAGCAAATCAGGCCTTTCCGGCACGGAAAAGGGGGAAGGACTTGCCGACCGGTGCTTCTCGGAGCAGAGGACGCTCGCCCTCCTCGACCTTAGAAACGCAAGCGGGCCGGTAATAGACGCCGGCATACTCAAGTTCAACCCCGCGGGACTCGTCTGGCTCTGCCTCACCTATAACGAGAAGCCCATGGGCGTATTGCTACTCGGTTCGATCGAGCCGTACGAGAAGGAGATGCTCAGGCACATGGAGCACCTTGTAAACCAGATATCAATCGCCCTTGATAATGCGATGGTCCACAAGAAAATCGAAAAGCTCTCCATGACCGACCCCCTTACGGGAGTCTTCAACAGGCGGCGCTTCGGCGAGCTGTTGAAAGAGCAGTTCAAGGCCGCCTCGCGGTATAAATACGAGACCGGCCTCCTGATGATGGACGTGGACAACTTTAAATACATAAACGATACCTTCGGCCACCAGCAGGGGGACCTGATACTCTCGGAGATTGGAAGGCTCCTCAGGGAGAACACCAGGTCAACGGACGTGCTTGCAAGGTACGGCGGAGAGGAATTCGTCTGCCTTGTGACCCATACCGGAAAGGAAGGGCTGCTTGCGCTCGCCGAAAAGATCAGGAAGACGGTCGAGATGCACCGTTTTCCGGGCTTGAGGGACTGGCAGGTCACCATGAGCGTGGGCGCAGCGCTCTTCCCCTCCGATGTGGTAAGATGCGAGGTAGACCTCGTCAAGGCAGCGGACGAGAACCTCTATTTCGCGAAGAGGAACGGGAAGAACCAGGTCGCTTTTGAAAAGCAGTCTGAAGCCAGGCTGGTATGA
- the hemE gene encoding uroporphyrinogen decarboxylase: MAKDAFLKACRREKAGYTPVWLMRQAGRYMKEYMAIREKHSFLEMCRNPEIAAEVTLQPIKAFDLDAAIIFADILLPLDGMGINLEFAKNEGPVISNPVRTRKDIDAVRVINPEEHVPYLLKAIKLVKSELNGKVPLIGFSGAPFTLASYIIEGEGSKNYINTKKLMYSDPEGWKALMEKISDVIIVYLEAQIEAGVDAVQLFDSWVGCLGPDDYKNYAMPYSKRIIETVRKKGVPFINFSTNTGTYLDTIAKTGGDVVGVDWKVRLDEAWKTIGYDKAIQGNLDPVVLFGPVSEIRKRVKEILDMAGGRPGHIFNLGHGIILGTPVDNVRAVIDSVHELSAK; encoded by the coding sequence GAAGGAGTACATGGCCATACGGGAGAAGCATTCGTTCCTCGAGATGTGCAGGAACCCCGAGATAGCCGCCGAGGTGACCCTCCAGCCCATAAAGGCGTTCGACCTTGACGCCGCAATAATCTTCGCGGACATACTCCTCCCGCTCGACGGCATGGGCATTAACCTCGAGTTCGCGAAGAACGAGGGGCCCGTGATATCGAACCCGGTCAGGACAAGAAAGGACATAGACGCCGTAAGGGTCATAAACCCCGAAGAGCATGTGCCCTATCTCCTGAAGGCGATTAAGCTCGTTAAATCCGAGCTTAATGGCAAGGTCCCGCTTATCGGTTTCTCCGGCGCCCCCTTTACGCTCGCGAGCTATATCATCGAGGGCGAGGGCTCCAAGAACTACATAAACACGAAAAAGCTCATGTACTCGGACCCTGAGGGCTGGAAGGCCCTCATGGAGAAGATATCCGACGTCATAATCGTCTACCTCGAGGCGCAGATAGAGGCCGGGGTGGACGCGGTCCAGCTATTCGACAGCTGGGTCGGCTGCCTCGGGCCTGACGACTATAAAAACTACGCCATGCCTTACAGCAAGAGGATCATCGAGACCGTAAGGAAAAAGGGCGTGCCTTTCATAAACTTCAGCACCAATACCGGAACATACCTCGACACCATCGCCAAGACCGGCGGGGACGTCGTGGGCGTGGACTGGAAGGTGAGGCTTGACGAGGCCTGGAAGACCATAGGGTATGACAAGGCCATCCAGGGGAACCTCGACCCCGTGGTCCTCTTCGGCCCTGTAAGCGAGATACGGAAGAGGGTGAAAGAGATACTCGACATGGCTGGCGGCAGGCCCGGCCATATATTCAACCTCGGCCACGGCATCATACTCGGCACGCCGGTCGATAACGTAAGGGCCGTAATAGACAGCGTGCACGAGCTTAGCGCAAAGTAA
- the hemH gene encoding ferrochelatase: MAELPLKGILLLAFGGADSIESVEPFVKNVLKGRPVTPELVARTVERYKLIGGRSPLLEITLAQARALEDELNSGPDAAFRYKAYVGMRYWHPFIAETVRQMKDDGVEEAVAIIMSPFTSIVATGAYETDVENALNSLGNGPAISFMPCWHIERAFLDLVAGNIQRELSEFTDLKDALVIFSSHSLPKVALQGDPYEMMVNQSASLIMERVGKADYSVAYQSKGSGPREWLGPQTEDVIAEAAKRGKKGVVVVPLGFAADHVETLYDIDILFKDLTRSNGLEFRRTPSLNTDPAFIRMLAGIMKKPAEKK, encoded by the coding sequence ATGGCTGAACTTCCGTTAAAGGGAATACTCCTTCTCGCGTTCGGCGGGGCGGATTCGATCGAGAGCGTCGAGCCTTTCGTAAAGAACGTCCTGAAGGGAAGGCCCGTGACGCCGGAGCTCGTGGCGAGGACCGTCGAGCGCTATAAGCTCATAGGCGGAAGGTCCCCTCTCCTGGAAATAACACTCGCGCAGGCCAGGGCTCTCGAAGATGAGCTCAACTCCGGCCCGGACGCCGCCTTCCGCTACAAGGCCTACGTGGGCATGCGCTACTGGCACCCCTTTATAGCCGAGACCGTGAGGCAGATGAAGGATGACGGCGTCGAGGAGGCGGTAGCCATCATCATGTCGCCCTTCACCTCGATTGTGGCCACGGGCGCATATGAGACGGACGTTGAGAACGCGCTCAATTCGCTCGGCAACGGCCCGGCCATATCTTTCATGCCCTGCTGGCACATAGAGCGGGCCTTCCTCGACCTCGTGGCCGGGAATATCCAGAGAGAGCTTTCGGAATTTACGGACCTCAAGGACGCGCTCGTCATATTCAGCTCGCACAGCCTGCCGAAGGTGGCCCTGCAGGGCGACCCTTACGAGATGATGGTAAACCAGTCCGCCTCTCTCATAATGGAAAGGGTCGGGAAGGCCGACTACAGTGTCGCGTACCAGAGCAAGGGCTCCGGGCCCAGGGAATGGCTCGGGCCGCAGACCGAGGACGTCATAGCAGAGGCCGCGAAGCGCGGGAAAAAGGGCGTCGTAGTGGTGCCGCTCGGCTTCGCCGCCGACCACGTGGAAACCCTCTACGACATAGACATACTCTTTAAAGACCTCACGCGCTCGAACGGGCTGGAGTTCAGGCGCACTCCGTCCCTCAACACGGACCCGGCCTTCATCCGCATGCTCGCCGGCATAATGAAAAAGCCGGCTGAAAAGAAATAA